Proteins encoded together in one Glandiceps talaboti chromosome 11, keGlaTala1.1, whole genome shotgun sequence window:
- the LOC144442303 gene encoding mitochondrial intermediate peptidase-like gives MIAYRSRTNIRGHILCPLNNGRKVTTWSPLASAFNAKLDTKDERNGSNTGLFGVQQLNEPNGFKVAQENCLREVDELVAIAINMPTSPKVVTVFDKLSDALCRVADLADFIRVAHPKSEYIEAAEEACFTVGNMVEKLNTNKELHNSLRDLLNDDHVLQTMDSESRRVAELFMFDFEQSGIHLSAGKRRKVVKLNGDILKYGSEFMQGTQMANVIRRELLPEHIRNSFIMEGDTIKVNGLYTDSPNDIVREIAYKVFLYPNHHQEGLLDNLLTARHKLANLVGYPTYADRALKSSLARNRTYVMEFLEMTASRINDRAFEELSQLKAVKRKYNSTTPEIKAWDLPYYAGLARHQICDLNSTHYAPYFSLGTCMDGLSLIFTSLYGIQLLDEETKPGEIWAPDVKKVAVVHETEGVLGYIYCDFFERCGKSQQDCHFTIRGGRCLDDGSYQLPVVVLMCSFPPPTSTTPSLLTHSMMENLFHEMGHAMHSMLARTTYQHVTGTRCSTDFAEVPSVLMEYFASDYRVLRQFAKHYQTGETLPEEMITKLCAAKKLFSACEMQQQVYYSILDQLYHGEHPLNKTTTDLLADIQNKYSCLPYIPGTAWQLRFGHLVGYGAKYYSYLLSRAVASLIWQQCFYSNPLDRSVGEDYRRKMLAFGGGKEPAVLVQNMLGKEPTMSHLVEALIKDAFSL, from the exons ATGATCGCTTACAGAAGTAGGACTAACATTCGTGGGCACATTTTGTGTCCGCTTAATAACGGGAGAAAAGTGACAACATGGTCGCCGTTAGCGTCAGCATTTAATGCTAAATTGGACACTAAAGACGAGAGAAATGGCTCAAATACG GGATTATTTGGTGTACAAcaattaaatgaaccaaatggTTTCAAAGTAGCTCAAGAAAATTGTCTCAGGGAGGTTGATGAGTTGGTTGCCATAGCGATAAACATGCCAACATCACCTAAAGTAGTAACAGTGTTTGACAAGTTGTCTGATGCACTATGCAGGGTGGCTGATTTG GCTGACTTTATTCGAGTGGCACATCCTAAAAGTGAGTATATAGAAGCTGCAGAAGAAGCATGTTTTACAGTTGGTAATATGGTAGAAAA ATTAAATACAAACAAAGAACTTCACAACTCTCTCAGGGATCTATTGAATGATGACCATGTCTTACAAACAATGGACAGTGAATCTAGACGAGTGGCTGAACTCTTTATGTTTGACTTTGAACAAAGTGGTATTCACCTGAGTGCTGGAAAG AGGAGAAAAGTGGTTAAGCTGAATGGTGATATACTAAAATATGGAAGTGAATTCATGCAAGGAACTCAAATGGCCAATGTTATCCGAAGAGAACTACTTCCAGAACATATACGAAATTCCTTTATTATGGAGGGTGATACAATTAAAGTTAATGGACTTTATACAGACTCCCCGAATGATATT GTAAGGGAAATAGCCTACAAGGTGTTCCTCTATCCTAACCACCATCAGGAGGGATTACTAGATAATTTGCTGACAGCCAGACATAAACTAGCTAACTTAGTAGGATATCCTACCTATGCAGATAGAGCCTTGAAGTCTTCTCTAGCCAGGAATCGAACATATGTTATGGAATTCCTTGAAATGACAGCAAGTCGCATCAATGACAG agCCTTCGAAGAATTGTCCCAGTTAAAGGCAGTTAAGAGAAAGTATAACAGTACAACACCG GAAATCAAGGCGTGGGATCTACCGTATTATGCTGGCCTGGCAAGACACCAAAT ATGTGACTTAAATTCCACACACTATGCACCATATTTTTCACTGGGTACCTGTATGGACGGTCTTAGTCTCATATTTACAAGTTTATATGGAATTCAACTCTTAGATGAGGAAACTAAACCTGGAGAGATTTGGGCTCCAGATGTCAAAAAagtg GCCGTTGTCCATGAAACTGAGGGAGTTCTGGGCTACATTTATTGTGATTTCTTTGAAAGATGTGGTAAATCACAGCAGGATTGTCATTTTACAATTCGTGGTGGTAGATGTCTTGATGATGGTTCATATCAATTACCAGTAGTTGTTCTCATGTGTAGCTTTCC ACCTCCAACATCAACGACGCCATCACTTCTAACACATTCG ATgatggaaaacttatttcatGAAATGGGTCATGCTATGCATT CCATGTTAGCAAGAACTACATATCAACATGTTACTGGAACACGATGTTCAACTGACTTTGCAGAAGTACCGTCAGTCCTAATGGAATATTTTGCAAGTGATTATCGGGTGCTACGTCAATTTGCTAAACATTACCAAACAGGAGAG ACACTGCCTGAAGAAATGATTACAAAGCTATGTGCTGCCAAGAAATTATTTTCAGCTTGTGAAATGCAACAACAAGTTTACTATTCAATATTGGATCAATTATACCATGGTGAACATCCCTTAAACAAG ACAACAACTGACCTCCTAGCagacattcaaaataaatacagttGTTTACCATATATACCTGGAACA GCGTGGCAATTGAGATTTGGTCATTTAGTTGGCTATGGTGCTAAGTATTACAGTTATCTTTTATCAAGAGCTGTTGCTTCATTGATATGGCAACAGTGTTTCTATAGCAACCCACTGGACAGAAGTGTTGGTGAAGATTACAGAAGAAAGATGTTAGCATTTGGTGGTGGAAAAGAACCAGCTGTATTAGTACAAA ATATGCTTGGCAAAGAACCAACAATGTCCCACCTTGTGGAAGCCCTGATAAAAGACGCCTTTTCTCtttaa